One region of Rhodophyticola sp. CCM32 genomic DNA includes:
- the cobN gene encoding cobaltochelatase subunit CobN, with the protein MHVVFRESHGLEETETPTDLAQTPAELVVLSLSDSDLGAFAAGWHRAGGGLPSLRLANIAALKHPLSVDTYIEQTLAGAKGILIRLIGGVPYWPYGLQQIETLARAQGIALAVLPADGREDTRLDDKSTLPVSTLRRLQHLCDAGGEVAAQAALAQMALASGLYAGPVEGAKGLPNVGGWTPEDGLCCPVLAGRASPLVLVTFYRSYLVSDDLAPLCVLFDALRARGFEVMGLFAPSLKAPDAAEWMARQVALLAPVAIVNATSFSGKNADGTSPLDMANVPVFQIALATSGEDAWTKAERGLSPADLAMHVVLPEVDGRLFAGVASFKEPQVRDADLQFARYIHTAHVERVNAVAARVAAWHHLATTQVKDREFALILSTYPGRDWNIAHAVGLDAIASANAILDDLAEAGHGVSGGITGADLQNASLVWPIAEYEAALERLPARLRNDLADAWGAPTDDANANNGGLSLPILRRGNMLVALQPERGTPSLRDTEYHDLARVPCHGYVAFYLWMQAHAQALVHIGAHGTLEWLPGKSVALSDICWPDALVGSLPVIYPFIVNDPGEAAQAKRRIGAITLGHVPPPMKASKTPTRLVRLEALLDEFSNADGLDPKRRDRLQEDIRTEAQALGVEGDLGLEAASCSAEAITRIDRFVCDVKDSQFGDGLHVWGRPEHGQTVFDSAPSAASERAALIDALDGKRVAAGPAGSPYRGRGDVLPTGRNLYTTDPRSVPSRAAYTQGIAMADELMRHHLQEDGDWPKGLIVNLWGSATMRTAGEEFAMALVLLGVRPVWDEGSERVSGIEVVPIAELDRPRIDVTLRVSGLFRDVFPTLSTLFNQATRALSARDEAPDWNPYVGADAARVFGPAPGSFGVGMGPQIGDYSQAAQVAAGEAWLAASSYALDGEDVQLDADGLRAHVAKADAFVHLQDLPETDILLAEDYATHEAGFLAAQAVTGGSAKAYHLDVTDPAQPRARGLTEEIARVVMARAANPDWITGMRRHGFRGAAEIAATLENMASFAQLARVVPSHLFDLYYDATLGQADVTAFLQDANPDALAAMRDRFAALHAAGLWQSRRNSILADMEAAE; encoded by the coding sequence ATGCACGTCGTGTTTCGCGAAAGCCACGGGTTAGAGGAGACAGAGACCCCAACCGATCTGGCGCAAACGCCGGCGGAACTGGTCGTGCTCAGCCTCTCGGATTCTGACCTCGGGGCTTTTGCGGCAGGCTGGCACAGGGCGGGCGGTGGCTTGCCATCGTTGCGGCTGGCGAATATCGCAGCGCTCAAGCATCCGCTGTCGGTCGACACCTATATCGAGCAGACGCTGGCGGGTGCGAAGGGCATCCTGATCCGGCTGATTGGTGGGGTGCCGTATTGGCCCTACGGCTTGCAACAGATCGAAACTCTGGCGCGCGCGCAGGGCATAGCCTTGGCGGTACTGCCAGCGGACGGGCGCGAAGATACGCGGCTGGATGATAAATCAACCCTACCGGTCTCCACCCTGCGGCGCCTGCAACATCTGTGCGACGCAGGGGGCGAGGTCGCGGCACAGGCCGCATTGGCACAGATGGCCTTGGCCTCCGGGCTTTACGCAGGGCCCGTTGAGGGTGCAAAGGGGCTACCAAATGTAGGTGGATGGACGCCGGAGGACGGGCTGTGTTGCCCGGTGCTGGCGGGCAGAGCCAGCCCATTGGTGTTGGTGACGTTCTATCGGTCCTATCTTGTGTCCGATGACCTGGCGCCTTTATGCGTGCTCTTTGACGCGCTCAGGGCCCGGGGTTTCGAAGTAATGGGGCTTTTCGCGCCGTCGCTGAAGGCTCCTGATGCGGCGGAATGGATGGCACGGCAAGTTGCGCTTCTGGCTCCCGTTGCGATTGTGAATGCCACCTCGTTCTCCGGCAAAAATGCGGACGGAACCTCGCCGTTGGATATGGCGAATGTCCCGGTTTTTCAGATCGCTTTGGCCACATCAGGTGAGGACGCCTGGACCAAGGCAGAGCGTGGTTTGTCCCCCGCTGATCTGGCAATGCATGTGGTGTTGCCAGAGGTGGATGGGCGGCTGTTTGCCGGGGTCGCGTCGTTCAAAGAGCCACAGGTTCGGGACGCGGATTTACAATTCGCGCGCTATATTCATACGGCCCATGTCGAGCGGGTGAATGCTGTGGCCGCACGGGTTGCGGCCTGGCATCATCTCGCCACCACCCAGGTGAAGGACCGTGAATTTGCTTTGATCTTGTCCACGTATCCGGGGCGGGATTGGAACATCGCCCATGCTGTTGGGCTGGATGCGATTGCTTCGGCAAACGCGATCCTGGACGATCTGGCCGAGGCCGGGCATGGCGTGTCCGGTGGCATCACTGGTGCGGATTTGCAAAATGCCTCTCTTGTCTGGCCGATAGCCGAGTATGAGGCGGCGTTGGAACGCCTGCCTGCCAGGTTGCGCAACGATCTGGCCGACGCTTGGGGCGCGCCCACAGATGATGCGAATGCCAATAATGGTGGGCTTAGTTTACCGATCCTGCGGCGCGGCAATATGCTGGTGGCGCTTCAGCCAGAACGCGGCACGCCGTCATTGCGCGACACAGAATATCACGATCTCGCCCGCGTGCCCTGCCACGGATACGTTGCATTTTATCTCTGGATGCAGGCCCATGCACAGGCGCTGGTTCACATCGGGGCCCACGGCACGCTGGAATGGTTGCCCGGCAAATCCGTCGCTTTGTCAGACATTTGCTGGCCTGATGCGCTGGTCGGCTCCCTGCCGGTGATCTACCCTTTCATCGTCAACGATCCTGGCGAGGCTGCGCAGGCCAAACGTCGCATTGGCGCGATCACCTTGGGCCACGTGCCGCCACCGATGAAGGCATCAAAGACACCAACGCGTCTGGTGCGCCTGGAAGCCTTGCTGGACGAATTCTCCAATGCGGACGGGCTTGATCCAAAGCGTCGCGATCGATTGCAGGAGGATATTCGCACCGAAGCGCAGGCCTTGGGCGTTGAGGGCGACCTTGGGCTGGAGGCCGCATCATGCTCTGCCGAGGCGATCACCCGGATTGATCGGTTTGTGTGTGACGTAAAGGACAGCCAGTTCGGCGATGGCCTGCATGTATGGGGCCGCCCCGAGCATGGGCAAACTGTGTTTGACAGCGCGCCGTCAGCGGCCAGCGAACGGGCAGCGTTGATTGATGCGTTGGACGGCAAGCGGGTCGCTGCGGGACCGGCGGGCTCGCCGTATCGAGGGCGCGGCGACGTGTTGCCCACAGGACGCAACCTTTACACGACAGACCCGCGATCCGTGCCGTCGCGTGCTGCCTATACACAGGGCATCGCGATGGCGGATGAGTTGATGCGCCACCATCTCCAGGAGGACGGCGATTGGCCGAAAGGCCTGATCGTGAATCTATGGGGCTCGGCCACTATGCGTACAGCAGGCGAGGAATTTGCAATGGCGCTGGTCTTGTTGGGTGTACGGCCCGTTTGGGACGAGGGGTCGGAGCGGGTTTCGGGTATCGAAGTGGTGCCGATAGCCGAATTGGATCGCCCTCGCATCGACGTGACGCTGCGGGTCTCGGGCCTGTTTCGCGACGTGTTTCCAACGCTTTCGACTTTGTTCAACCAGGCGACACGGGCATTATCAGCCCGCGACGAGGCGCCGGATTGGAACCCCTATGTCGGCGCCGATGCGGCCCGCGTTTTTGGCCCGGCACCGGGCAGCTTTGGCGTCGGGATGGGGCCACAGATCGGCGATTATTCCCAAGCCGCACAAGTCGCTGCCGGAGAAGCATGGCTGGCGGCATCCAGTTACGCGTTGGACGGCGAAGACGTGCAGTTGGATGCAGACGGATTGCGCGCCCATGTGGCAAAGGCGGATGCGTTTGTGCACCTTCAGGATCTGCCGGAAACGGACATTCTTCTGGCAGAGGATTACGCCACCCACGAGGCAGGCTTTCTTGCGGCGCAGGCTGTCACGGGCGGGTCGGCGAAGGCTTACCATCTGGATGTCACTGACCCCGCACAGCCCCGCGCGCGCGGTCTGACCGAAGAGATCGCCCGTGTGGTTATGGCGCGTGCCGCCAACCCTGACTGGATCACCGGAATGCGCCGCCACGGATTTCGGGGGGCGGCGGAAATTGCCGCAACGCTTGAAAACATGGCGTCCTTCGCACAGCTCGCCCGTGTGGTCCCGTCGCATCTGTTCGACCTCTATTATGACGCCACGCTGGGGCAAGCAGACGTTACGGCCTTTTTGCAGGACGCCAACCCCGATGCGCTGGCCGCGATGCGTGATCGTTTCGCAGCGCTCCATGCCGCAGGCCTCTGGCAGTCACGTCGTAACTCAATCCTTGCGGATATGGAGGCTGCGGAATGA
- a CDS encoding cobalamin biosynthesis protein CobG: MVSGDGLVVRIRPWMGQLSAAQTLALCNVAERFGSGTLELTNRANVQIRGVAERDHDAVIAALLAADLLDVDPAQESRRNLVMTPDWQMGDRTHKLARALMDTLADLPDLPAKFGYCIDTAHMPWLTGAPADIRFELGHEGEMILLADGAAAGRPVTPETAMEALRDLIAWFVETGGRNAGRMARHLRSAILPPDWAQVARRPVPAAIPCNNGTLMGAPFGQLDAHVVADFMRAGEVTALRILPNRKLLALGPMLAIPRGFCAPDDPLLKVHACTGAPGCPQANGPTRAIARALAPGLPPGETLHVSGCIKGCAHPQAADRTLVTTKDGFDLVSKGAPWDAPSKRGLPADLILAEVTPKDFQD, encoded by the coding sequence ATGGTTTCGGGAGACGGTTTAGTGGTGCGCATACGTCCGTGGATGGGTCAGTTGAGCGCGGCCCAAACCCTCGCCCTTTGTAACGTGGCCGAGCGTTTCGGATCCGGCACGCTGGAGCTGACAAACCGCGCGAATGTGCAAATCAGAGGTGTGGCGGAGCGGGACCACGACGCCGTGATCGCGGCGCTTTTGGCAGCGGATCTGTTGGACGTGGATCCTGCGCAGGAAAGCCGCCGCAATCTGGTGATGACCCCGGATTGGCAGATGGGTGATCGGACTCACAAGCTGGCGCGGGCGTTGATGGACACACTTGCTGACCTGCCTGATCTGCCTGCGAAATTTGGTTACTGCATTGATACAGCACACATGCCCTGGCTGACCGGCGCGCCGGCAGATATCCGGTTCGAGCTTGGTCATGAGGGTGAAATGATCCTCTTGGCGGACGGGGCGGCGGCGGGGCGGCCCGTCACGCCAGAGACGGCTATGGAGGCTTTGCGAGACCTGATCGCGTGGTTCGTGGAGACCGGTGGGCGCAATGCAGGCCGCATGGCGCGACACTTGCGGTCGGCCATATTGCCGCCCGATTGGGCCCAGGTTGCGCGGCGGCCGGTGCCTGCCGCAATCCCGTGCAACAACGGGACGCTGATGGGTGCACCGTTCGGGCAACTCGACGCGCATGTCGTGGCAGACTTTATGCGCGCGGGCGAAGTGACCGCTTTGCGTATCCTGCCAAACCGTAAATTGCTGGCCCTGGGCCCGATGCTTGCAATTCCTCGCGGGTTCTGCGCCCCGGATGATCCACTTCTCAAGGTTCATGCCTGCACCGGTGCGCCGGGATGCCCCCAGGCCAATGGTCCAACCCGCGCAATTGCGCGCGCGCTGGCCCCGGGCTTGCCACCTGGCGAAACACTCCACGTGTCGGGCTGTATCAAAGGGTGTGCACATCCGCAGGCAGCGGACCGGACGCTGGTCACTACGAAAGATGGGTTCGACCTTGTCAGCAAAGGCGCGCCATGGGATGCGCCAAGCAAGCGCGGGTTGCCCGCAGACCTGATCCTCGCCGAGGTAACCCCCAAGGATTTCCAAGACTGA
- a CDS encoding precorrin-8X methylmutase: MPYEYEKNGVAIYQESFATIRAEADLTGFVPDEEQVVVRMIHAAGLVGLEGHVQIAPGMVSVARDALENGAAIFCDAYMVSEGVTRKRLPAQNDVICTLRDPRVPEMAAALGTTRSAAALELWRDRLQDAVVAIGNAPTALFHLLEMLEDPACPRPAAIIGCPVGFVGARESKEALWAAAPVPSLIVEGRLGGSAITVAAINAIASRTE, translated from the coding sequence ATGCCTTATGAATATGAAAAGAACGGCGTCGCGATTTATCAGGAGAGTTTCGCGACAATTCGGGCCGAAGCCGATCTGACAGGTTTCGTACCGGATGAAGAGCAGGTCGTCGTGCGCATGATCCACGCCGCTGGTCTTGTGGGTTTGGAGGGCCATGTCCAAATTGCTCCGGGCATGGTATCCGTCGCGCGCGATGCGTTGGAAAATGGGGCAGCGATCTTTTGCGACGCTTATATGGTCAGCGAAGGCGTCACGCGCAAACGGTTGCCGGCGCAGAATGACGTGATCTGTACGCTACGTGACCCACGCGTGCCTGAGATGGCTGCGGCTTTGGGCACAACCCGGTCGGCCGCGGCATTGGAGCTGTGGCGCGATCGTCTGCAGGACGCAGTGGTGGCCATCGGAAACGCACCGACTGCTCTGTTCCATTTGCTGGAGATGCTGGAAGATCCCGCATGCCCGCGCCCTGCGGCGATCATCGGATGCCCGGTTGGCTTCGTCGGTGCGCGCGAAAGCAAGGAGGCGCTGTGGGCGGCAGCACCCGTGCCATCGCTGATTGTAGAGGGCCGGCTTGGTGGTTCGGCCATCACCGTTGCTGCCATCAACGCCATCGCGAGCCGCACGGAATGA
- the cobI gene encoding precorrin-2 C(20)-methyltransferase, whose product MSARAKGIIYGVGLGPGDPDLMSVRADRLVRNSRHIAFFRKLGRKGRARSIVDGMLRPDAIEFAMEYPVTTEIPLSDPRYNAILSEFYSECTQRLCDLSSSGEDVVVLCEGDPFFYGSFMHLFTRLQTTCDVETVPAITGMSAAWTASGAPITWGDDILSTVMGTLHETALTDAMTRADALVVMKIGRNLPKVRRALAKAGKANRAILVEYASMEGQTVRPLSEFDGETLPYFSIIVVHGQGRRP is encoded by the coding sequence ATGAGCGCCCGGGCCAAGGGGATCATCTATGGAGTGGGCCTTGGGCCGGGTGACCCGGACCTGATGAGCGTCCGGGCCGACCGTCTGGTCCGCAACTCCAGGCACATCGCCTTCTTTCGCAAGCTTGGGCGAAAAGGCCGCGCACGCTCGATTGTGGACGGGATGCTGCGCCCAGATGCCATTGAATTTGCGATGGAATATCCAGTCACAACAGAAATCCCGCTTAGCGATCCACGTTACAACGCGATCCTGTCGGAGTTCTATTCTGAGTGCACGCAGCGGTTGTGCGACCTGTCATCATCTGGAGAAGACGTGGTGGTTCTGTGCGAAGGTGACCCGTTCTTTTATGGCTCGTTTATGCACTTGTTCACGCGCTTGCAGACCACCTGCGACGTGGAAACTGTCCCGGCGATCACCGGAATGTCGGCGGCTTGGACAGCCTCTGGCGCGCCGATAACTTGGGGGGATGATATCCTCTCGACCGTGATGGGCACGCTGCACGAAACCGCCCTGACAGATGCGATGACCCGCGCTGATGCACTGGTCGTCATGAAGATCGGCCGCAACTTGCCGAAGGTACGGCGGGCCTTGGCGAAGGCCGGCAAAGCGAACCGTGCGATCTTGGTGGAATATGCCAGCATGGAGGGGCAGACCGTGCGCCCGTTGTCAGAGTTTGATGGTGAGACATTGCCCTATTTCTCGATCATCGTTGTGCACGGGCAAGGCCGCCGCCCATGA
- the cobJ gene encoding precorrin-3B C(17)-methyltransferase produces the protein MTGWVVIIGLGPGADGLITPDAQAAIAAATDIVGYIPYVRRITPRDGLVLHESDNRVEMERATHALQMADDGRRIVVVSSGDPGVFAMASAVFEAVEAGPADWCNLDIRVIPGITAMLAAAAAAGAPLGHDFCAINLSDNLKPWSLIETRLRLAAEADFAMAFYNPRSRSRPDGFGRTLAILRECCEPGRVIIFARAVSTPDQTLRVTTLDDATPEMADMRTIVLVGSSLTRAIARDGAPFVYTPRSVAQ, from the coding sequence ATGACGGGATGGGTTGTCATAATCGGCCTTGGGCCGGGGGCGGACGGATTGATTACACCCGACGCGCAGGCCGCCATTGCGGCCGCGACCGATATCGTGGGTTACATTCCCTATGTTCGTCGCATCACGCCCCGCGACGGGTTGGTACTGCACGAAAGTGACAACCGGGTTGAGATGGAGCGCGCGACCCATGCGTTGCAGATGGCAGATGACGGTCGCCGCATTGTGGTCGTCAGTTCGGGTGATCCCGGCGTCTTTGCGATGGCCTCGGCGGTGTTTGAAGCGGTCGAGGCCGGACCTGCGGATTGGTGCAATCTCGACATCCGCGTGATCCCGGGGATCACCGCGATGTTGGCGGCGGCGGCGGCGGCGGGCGCACCATTGGGCCATGACTTTTGCGCCATTAATCTGTCTGACAACCTGAAACCCTGGAGCTTGATCGAAACCCGTCTGCGTCTTGCCGCTGAGGCCGACTTCGCAATGGCGTTCTACAACCCGCGTTCCAGGTCTCGCCCGGATGGCTTTGGCCGGACATTGGCAATCCTGCGGGAATGTTGCGAACCGGGCCGTGTGATCATCTTCGCGCGCGCCGTCTCCACCCCCGATCAGACATTGCGGGTGACCACCTTGGATGACGCAACCCCTGAGATGGCGGATATGCGCACAATCGTTCTGGTCGGCTCCTCCTTGACCCGCGCCATCGCACGGGACGGTGCGCCGTTTGTCTATACGCCACGGTCGGTGGCGCAATGA
- a CDS encoding cobalt-precorrin-6A reductase, whose product MIPNLLILGGTTEATALARAVAEAGIAGIVSFAGRVARPVRQPLPQRVGGFGGVSGLAAYLQDQDITHVVDATHPFAAQMSRNAIAACAQTGVPLVALTRAPWLPRPGDAWTHVADIAGAVAALDHPRKRVMLAVGRMHLAEFAPNPQHVYLLRLVDAPGFELPLPHTEVLVSRGPFTQAEDEALMQAHSIDVVVSKNAGGTGAYAKIAAARALGLPVIMIGRPFIPVRQEVTTPAQVLNWVSHCATDRGV is encoded by the coding sequence ATGATCCCGAACCTCCTGATCCTTGGCGGCACAACCGAGGCGACGGCCTTGGCCCGCGCTGTGGCCGAGGCCGGGATCGCGGGTATTGTGTCGTTCGCTGGCCGCGTTGCGCGGCCCGTGCGCCAACCCTTGCCCCAGCGGGTCGGCGGATTTGGCGGTGTATCGGGCCTTGCCGCTTATTTGCAGGATCAAGACATCACACATGTGGTCGACGCGACGCATCCGTTCGCCGCGCAGATGAGCAGAAATGCTATCGCCGCATGTGCTCAGACAGGTGTGCCGCTTGTGGCCCTGACCCGTGCGCCCTGGCTGCCTCGACCAGGCGATGCGTGGACCCATGTGGCCGATATTGCAGGCGCTGTTGCGGCACTTGATCACCCCAGAAAACGCGTCATGCTGGCCGTCGGACGTATGCATCTGGCCGAGTTCGCGCCGAACCCGCAGCACGTCTATCTTCTGCGCCTTGTCGATGCACCGGGCTTTGAGTTGCCTCTGCCGCATACCGAGGTTCTGGTGTCCCGCGGGCCGTTCACGCAAGCCGAGGATGAGGCGTTGATGCAGGCCCATTCCATTGATGTTGTCGTGTCGAAAAACGCGGGCGGCACGGGCGCTTATGCCAAGATCGCCGCAGCGCGCGCGCTTGGGCTTCCGGTCATCATGATCGGCCGGCCTTTCATTCCCGTTCGGCAAGAGGTCACCACACCGGCACAGGTTCTCAACTGGGTGTCTCATTGCGCCACCGACCGTGGCGTATAG
- a CDS encoding cobalamin biosynthesis protein → MIVAGFGFRAAATLASLEDALNRAGVGAQLFATVADKAVAPAMVTLAERHEVPVAGIQADVLEAQITLTRSQASQHNRNSGSVAEAAALAAAGPGARLLAARVVSADRMATCALAQGDQT, encoded by the coding sequence ATGATTGTGGCCGGTTTTGGATTTCGCGCTGCCGCGACGCTTGCCAGTTTGGAAGACGCTCTGAACCGTGCAGGCGTCGGGGCACAGCTCTTTGCAACGGTGGCCGACAAGGCTGTTGCACCGGCGATGGTGACGTTAGCCGAGAGGCACGAGGTGCCCGTTGCAGGAATCCAGGCAGATGTGCTGGAGGCCCAGATCACGCTGACGCGGTCCCAGGCCTCGCAACACAATCGCAACAGTGGCTCAGTGGCAGAAGCGGCAGCTCTGGCGGCTGCGGGTCCGGGCGCACGATTATTGGCCGCGCGCGTGGTGTCCGCTGACCGAATGGCAACCTGCGCATTGGCCCAGGGAGACCAGACATGA
- the cobM gene encoding precorrin-4 C(11)-methyltransferase, giving the protein MTVHFIGAGPGAPDLLTLRGRDLIAACPVCLYAGSLVPEAILDHCPEGAQIVNTAPLSLEDIIGSIAVAHDAGKDVARLHSGDLSVWSAMGEQIRRLEALGIPYTVTPGVPSFAAAAASLGQELTLPGVGQSLILTRIPGRASSMPEGESLANFGATGATLALHLSIGNLAQVVTELVPHYGADCPVAVVYRASWPDEKIIRAKLGGLESAMDPGIARTALILVGPAIGASDFTESRLYAADYDRRYRPQSADSPWSEWQHGDD; this is encoded by the coding sequence ATGACAGTCCATTTCATCGGCGCAGGCCCCGGTGCGCCGGATCTTCTGACGTTGCGCGGACGGGACCTGATCGCCGCCTGCCCGGTGTGCCTTTACGCGGGGTCCTTGGTGCCGGAAGCGATTCTGGATCATTGTCCTGAAGGCGCGCAGATCGTGAACACCGCGCCTTTGTCGCTGGAGGATATCATCGGCTCCATCGCGGTGGCCCATGACGCGGGCAAAGACGTGGCGCGACTGCATTCGGGCGACCTGTCCGTGTGGTCCGCAATGGGGGAGCAGATCCGAAGGCTTGAAGCCTTGGGCATCCCGTATACCGTCACCCCCGGTGTGCCGTCCTTCGCCGCCGCCGCCGCAAGTTTGGGGCAAGAACTGACCTTGCCGGGTGTCGGGCAATCCTTGATCCTGACACGGATACCGGGCCGCGCGTCTTCAATGCCCGAGGGTGAAAGCCTTGCAAATTTTGGCGCAACCGGTGCAACACTTGCACTCCATCTGTCGATTGGAAATCTGGCACAGGTGGTAACCGAATTGGTGCCCCATTACGGGGCCGATTGCCCGGTGGCCGTGGTCTACCGCGCCTCTTGGCCGGATGAGAAAATCATCCGCGCCAAACTTGGCGGGTTGGAAAGCGCCATGGATCCCGGCATCGCGCGCACCGCGTTGATCCTTGTGGGCCCCGCGATCGGCGCCAGTGACTTCACCGAAAGCCGCCTTTACGCCGCTGATTACGATCGCCGTTACAGACCACAATCGGCTGATAGCCCGTGGTCGGAATGGCAACATGGGGATGACTGA